One genomic window of Fibrobacter sp. UWT2 includes the following:
- a CDS encoding site-specific DNA-methyltransferase, with protein sequence MSTLNELIEQVENPELKARIRAEVARLSKQKKFGLVFEEHLPECTPLYEIPVKKGATVALKAGKANETYTVLCIDDGMTTCERQDNHEHAQFSVADLVCVAKFGEAIYPYLKPIDSVCNAPDSSLWHALIEADNYHALQLLVYLYGGMVDCIYIDPPYNTGAKDWKYNNDYVDSNDSYRHSKWLSMMQKRLKLAKQLLNPKDSVLIVTIDEKEYLHLGCLLEEMFPEARIQMVSSVINPGGASRFNAFNRTNEFIYFVMFGNAAPMALPLNDEWKGNIKGGSRDTLRWRELRRASTNARRIDRPNLFYPIYLSNDGSRILGCGESPSFSDDYKKWKSPYENSIIIFPIRPNGEEGNWQLSQVKLMEMYKKGFVKIGNYRSENTAFSYLAEGEREKIEKGLFPIIGRKEDGSIIVDDSNYQAKFIPGTQWWIGSHDATQQGSKIINNIVGRGRFDFPKSLYAVHDTIRFFVANKPNALIVDFFAGSGTTLHAVNLLNAEDGGNRRCIMVTNNEVSADESKEFLAKGIHPGDDEWNAKGIARYVTWPRTVCSIEGHDVNGKPLQGKYIGSDLEMSAGFKANAAFFHLGFLDKNAVAIGRQFKELLPLLWMKAGAIGPCPKLPMNKPLPEYIILPENRFAVLIDENAFHPFSKELAKAPEIDVAYIVTDSERGYRQMISKLNIETTFQLYRDYLDNFRINKAR encoded by the coding sequence ATGTCCACGCTTAACGAACTGATTGAACAGGTTGAAAACCCGGAACTCAAGGCAAGAATTCGGGCCGAGGTTGCCCGACTTAGCAAGCAGAAAAAATTTGGACTTGTATTCGAGGAGCACCTACCGGAATGCACTCCGCTTTACGAGATTCCCGTAAAGAAGGGGGCGACTGTCGCACTTAAAGCGGGCAAGGCGAATGAGACTTACACGGTTCTTTGCATTGATGATGGTATGACAACTTGTGAACGGCAGGACAATCATGAGCACGCGCAGTTCTCGGTAGCGGATTTGGTATGCGTGGCAAAGTTCGGCGAAGCGATTTACCCATACCTTAAGCCGATTGATTCCGTTTGCAATGCACCGGATTCATCCCTTTGGCATGCGCTTATCGAAGCGGACAATTATCATGCGTTACAACTGCTGGTTTACCTGTATGGTGGCATGGTGGACTGCATTTACATTGATCCGCCGTACAATACCGGAGCAAAGGACTGGAAATACAACAACGATTACGTGGATAGCAACGACAGCTACAGGCATAGCAAGTGGCTTTCCATGATGCAAAAGCGCCTGAAACTCGCGAAGCAGTTGCTGAACCCGAAAGATTCCGTCCTAATTGTGACGATTGATGAGAAGGAATACCTGCACCTTGGTTGCTTGTTAGAGGAAATGTTCCCAGAAGCAAGAATTCAGATGGTGAGCAGTGTGATTAATCCTGGAGGAGCAAGTCGATTTAATGCTTTCAACCGCACAAATGAATTCATCTATTTCGTAATGTTTGGTAATGCTGCTCCCATGGCTTTACCATTGAATGATGAATGGAAGGGGAATATTAAAGGAGGTTCGCGTGATACGCTTCGATGGCGAGAACTACGTCGAGCTAGTACTAATGCGCGAAGAATTGATAGACCAAATCTTTTTTATCCCATTTACCTATCTAATGATGGAAGCCGTATTTTAGGATGTGGGGAATCTCCCTCTTTTTCGGATGATTACAAAAAATGGAAGTCGCCTTATGAAAATTCGATTATCATATTTCCAATAAGGCCAAATGGTGAAGAGGGTAATTGGCAATTATCGCAAGTAAAATTGATGGAAATGTATAAAAAGGGTTTTGTAAAAATTGGAAATTATCGTTCAGAAAACACGGCTTTTTCTTATCTAGCAGAGGGTGAAAGAGAAAAAATAGAAAAGGGTTTGTTCCCGATTATTGGCAGAAAAGAAGACGGATCAATAATTGTTGATGATAGTAATTATCAGGCAAAATTTATCCCTGGAACTCAATGGTGGATTGGATCTCATGACGCTACGCAACAAGGCTCTAAAATTATTAATAATATCGTTGGTCGTGGCAGGTTTGATTTTCCTAAATCCCTTTACGCGGTTCATGACACAATTCGTTTTTTTGTCGCCAACAAACCAAACGCCTTAATTGTCGACTTTTTCGCAGGCTCCGGCACGACGCTCCATGCCGTCAATCTGCTCAATGCTGAAGATGGTGGAAATCGCCGTTGCATTATGGTCACCAACAACGAGGTCTCTGCTGACGAATCCAAGGAATTTCTCGCAAAAGGAATACATCCCGGTGATGACGAGTGGAATGCAAAAGGCATCGCACGTTACGTTACTTGGCCACGTACCGTTTGTTCCATTGAAGGCCATGATGTAAACGGCAAACCGCTCCAGGGAAAGTATATCGGTTCCGACCTTGAAATGTCCGCCGGCTTCAAGGCAAATGCTGCTTTCTTCCATTTGGGTTTCTTGGACAAAAATGCGGTGGCGATTGGTAGGCAGTTCAAGGAATTGCTTCCGCTATTGTGGATGAAGGCGGGTGCCATCGGCCCATGCCCCAAACTTCCCATGAACAAGCCCTTGCCGGAATACATTATTCTCCCCGAAAATAGGTTTGCCGTTCTAATTGACGAAAATGCGTTCCATCCGTTCTCCAAGGAACTTGCAAAAGCGCCCGAAATTGACGTTGCCTACATAGTCACCGATTCTGAACGCGGATATCGGCAGATGATTTCCAAATTGAACATTGAAACTACCTTCCAACTCTATCGCGACTATCTGGATAATTTCCGCATCAATAAGGCCCGCTAA
- a CDS encoding endo-1,4-beta-xylanase, whose protein sequence is MMSNHSIAGLALCATLLGTGLTSAFAADETLRSLADKNNIYIGAILNSQWFGGGLPGNYEQIHKTQFNIVVAENEMKFDATEPSENRFNYNNGDKMVKYAKQNGMRVRGHALAWHSQVPNWVNNYKNDKKKLLSVLKNHINNVVGHWKGQVDEWDVVNEAISNNEPQWRSYSVWYQGIGPEFIDSAFVWAHAADPNAELCYNDYNLEQGVNPKAKAGFLLEQVKRWVANGIPIHCVGSQTHVEDTTTDKHFIGSPDSLRSLAKELAKLNIKLKITELDIGFKSGINVSKSDLERQGQTFRQYLDIILEEPNADTYLIWGVSDKWSWLGGLNRQKGLIYDDNLQPKPAFDSILVRLKTYEPPQDTVKQDTTKTDTTKTDTTKTDTTKTDTTSNDSTIAIKTIASMSSLSMHLSDRTLFIAGATAAKVDVFDMQGRPVFSAKNVKGSIDLKIAEGMYVVRVRDGSKSLMQRFVIK, encoded by the coding sequence ATGATGAGCAATCATTCCATTGCGGGCCTCGCTTTGTGCGCGACCCTTCTCGGCACGGGACTCACGAGCGCCTTTGCTGCAGATGAAACACTCAGGTCACTCGCAGATAAAAACAATATCTACATCGGCGCCATTCTGAACTCGCAGTGGTTTGGCGGTGGCCTCCCAGGCAACTACGAACAAATTCACAAGACACAGTTCAATATTGTCGTCGCCGAAAACGAGATGAAATTCGACGCCACCGAACCGAGCGAAAACCGTTTCAACTACAATAACGGCGACAAAATGGTCAAGTACGCAAAGCAGAACGGCATGCGTGTCCGTGGCCATGCCCTCGCCTGGCACAGCCAGGTTCCGAACTGGGTGAACAACTACAAGAACGACAAAAAGAAACTTCTCAGCGTGCTCAAGAACCACATCAACAACGTGGTCGGACACTGGAAAGGCCAGGTGGATGAATGGGACGTGGTGAACGAGGCCATCAGCAACAACGAACCCCAATGGCGTTCCTATTCCGTGTGGTACCAGGGAATCGGCCCCGAATTTATCGACTCCGCCTTCGTGTGGGCGCACGCCGCCGACCCCAATGCGGAGCTCTGCTACAACGACTACAACCTGGAACAGGGCGTCAACCCGAAAGCCAAGGCAGGCTTTTTGCTGGAACAGGTGAAGCGCTGGGTCGCAAACGGCATTCCTATTCATTGCGTGGGTTCCCAGACGCACGTGGAAGACACCACGACCGACAAGCACTTTATCGGTTCGCCGGACAGTCTCCGTTCCCTTGCCAAGGAACTTGCAAAACTCAATATCAAGCTGAAAATCACCGAACTCGATATCGGATTCAAGAGCGGCATCAACGTGAGCAAGAGCGATCTTGAACGCCAAGGCCAGACTTTCCGCCAGTACCTGGACATTATCCTTGAAGAACCGAATGCGGACACCTACCTGATTTGGGGCGTTTCTGATAAATGGAGTTGGCTTGGCGGCCTGAACAGGCAAAAGGGTCTCATTTACGACGACAACTTGCAACCGAAACCGGCATTCGACAGCATCTTGGTGAGACTTAAGACGTATGAACCGCCGCAGGATACGGTAAAGCAGGACACTACGAAAACCGACACGACTAAAACGGATACAACCAAGACAGACACCACCAAGACAGACACGACATCGAACGATTCTACCATCGCGATCAAGACTATCGCCAGCATGAGCAGCCTTTCGATGCACCTTTCTGACCGCACGCTGTTTATTGCAGGCGCCACCGCCGCCAAGGTCGACGTATTCGACATGCAGGGCCGCCCGGTATTCAGCGCGAAAAACGTGAAGGGTTCTATAGACTTGAAGATTGCCGAAGGCATGTACGTGGTTCGCGTGCGCGACGGTTCCAAGAGTCTGATGCAGAGATTTGTGATAAAGTAA
- the alaS gene encoding alanine--tRNA ligase, whose product MPTMTSAQVRESFIKFFESKGHLFVRSSPVVPHDDPTLMFTNAGMNQFKAIFLGDNPKGWKRACNSQKCLRVSGKHNDLDVVGRDNYHHTFFEMLGNWSFGDYYKKEAISWAWELLTEVWKLPKERLFATVYQDDDEAWQIWKDVSGLPDDRIMRFDAHSNFWEMGDTGPCGPCSEIHYDRGDLATQAETFKDPIKGVNGENDRYIEIWNNVFMQYERVSDGSLIPLKAKNVDTGMGFERICAILQGKTSNYDTDVFTPIIAKIAELSGVPYNDGEAGTPHRVIADHIRAISFAIADGALPSNEGRGYVLRRILRRASRFARLLGQKKPFICQLVQVLADTMGDAFPEIRERKEFVASVIKSEEESFIRTLDAGLERFAAISAELKKGDKIPGDKVFLLYDTYGFPPDLTGILAEEKGLLIDEEGYEKCMEEQKARARANMKQGINTMGTEGWTQYSEESTKFVGYELSACETKVVRWREDKGVLSIVLETSPFYAEMGGQVGDKGTLVSGDLEIDVFDTVKVNDTALCRGKVKKGAANETTMGAVFMATVDNDRRNDIRKNHSATHLLQAALRQVLGTHVQQQGSFVSNELLRFDFSHFNAMTAEEIQKVEDIVNAKVMECLPVNTQVMGVDEAKASGAMALFGEKYGDEVRVVKMGCANEEFSKELCGGLHVQNTGNIGLVKIISESSVSAGVRRIEAVSGRGVLSLLRAGTQILTALREQIRCKDAEVLDRIQQSFAKTQNLEKSLQSVKLELATLAAAELLNGGINVAGVNLYVRELSIPDEKYKNLLDGVQNKLATDSVAVIANKDNGSGSIAVLVGKDVQAKGIKAGDLVKDLAAACGGRGGGRPDRAQAGTKEIDKIAGAIANANNWIRAKLGA is encoded by the coding sequence ATGCCTACAATGACTTCTGCGCAGGTGCGCGAATCTTTCATCAAGTTCTTTGAATCCAAGGGCCACCTCTTTGTGCGTTCTTCGCCGGTGGTTCCGCATGACGACCCGACGCTCATGTTCACGAACGCGGGCATGAACCAGTTCAAGGCTATCTTCCTGGGCGACAATCCGAAGGGTTGGAAGCGCGCATGCAACAGCCAGAAGTGCCTTCGCGTGTCCGGTAAGCACAACGACCTTGACGTGGTGGGCCGCGACAACTACCACCACACCTTCTTCGAAATGCTCGGTAACTGGAGCTTCGGCGACTACTACAAGAAAGAAGCTATTTCTTGGGCTTGGGAACTCCTGACTGAAGTTTGGAAGCTCCCGAAGGAACGCCTGTTCGCCACCGTGTACCAGGATGATGACGAAGCCTGGCAGATTTGGAAGGACGTGTCCGGTCTTCCGGATGACCGCATCATGCGTTTTGATGCTCACTCCAACTTCTGGGAAATGGGCGATACCGGTCCGTGCGGCCCCTGCTCCGAAATCCACTATGACCGCGGCGACCTCGCTACGCAGGCCGAAACGTTCAAGGACCCGATCAAGGGCGTGAACGGCGAAAACGACCGCTATATTGAAATTTGGAATAACGTGTTCATGCAGTACGAACGCGTGAGCGACGGCTCCCTGATTCCGCTGAAGGCCAAGAACGTTGATACCGGCATGGGTTTCGAACGTATCTGCGCTATTCTGCAGGGCAAGACCAGCAACTACGACACCGACGTGTTCACCCCGATCATCGCAAAGATTGCTGAACTTAGTGGCGTTCCGTATAACGATGGCGAAGCCGGCACTCCGCACCGCGTGATTGCTGACCACATCCGCGCCATTTCTTTTGCTATTGCTGACGGCGCACTTCCTTCCAACGAAGGTCGTGGCTACGTGCTCCGCCGCATTCTCCGCCGCGCAAGCCGCTTTGCCCGCCTCCTCGGTCAGAAGAAGCCGTTTATTTGCCAGCTCGTGCAGGTGCTCGCCGACACGATGGGCGATGCCTTCCCGGAAATCCGTGAACGCAAGGAATTTGTTGCTAGCGTCATCAAGAGCGAAGAAGAAAGCTTTATCCGCACGCTCGACGCTGGTCTCGAACGCTTTGCCGCTATCTCCGCCGAACTCAAGAAGGGCGACAAGATTCCGGGCGACAAGGTGTTCCTCCTGTATGATACCTATGGATTCCCGCCGGACCTCACTGGCATTCTCGCCGAAGAAAAGGGCCTCCTCATCGATGAAGAAGGCTACGAGAAGTGCATGGAAGAACAGAAGGCTCGCGCCCGCGCCAACATGAAGCAGGGCATCAACACGATGGGTACCGAAGGCTGGACGCAGTACAGCGAAGAAAGCACCAAGTTCGTGGGCTACGAACTCTCCGCTTGCGAAACGAAGGTTGTTCGCTGGCGCGAAGACAAGGGCGTGCTCAGCATCGTGCTTGAAACTTCTCCGTTCTATGCCGAAATGGGTGGCCAGGTCGGCGATAAGGGTACGCTCGTTTCTGGCGACCTCGAAATTGACGTGTTCGACACCGTGAAGGTGAACGATACCGCCCTCTGCCGCGGTAAGGTGAAGAAGGGTGCGGCTAACGAAACGACGATGGGTGCTGTGTTCATGGCAACCGTCGACAACGACCGCCGTAACGACATTCGCAAGAACCACTCCGCCACTCACTTGCTGCAGGCGGCGCTGCGTCAGGTGCTCGGCACTCACGTGCAGCAGCAGGGTAGCTTCGTTTCGAACGAACTCCTCCGCTTCGACTTCAGCCACTTCAACGCGATGACCGCCGAAGAAATCCAGAAGGTGGAAGACATCGTGAACGCGAAGGTGATGGAATGCCTGCCGGTCAACACCCAGGTGATGGGCGTCGACGAAGCTAAGGCCAGCGGTGCTATGGCTCTGTTCGGCGAAAAGTACGGCGACGAAGTCCGCGTGGTGAAGATGGGTTGCGCTAACGAAGAATTCTCTAAGGAACTCTGCGGTGGCTTGCACGTGCAGAATACCGGTAACATCGGCCTCGTGAAGATTATCTCTGAATCTAGCGTGTCCGCTGGCGTGCGCCGTATCGAAGCGGTCTCTGGCCGTGGCGTGCTCTCGCTGCTCCGCGCCGGCACGCAGATTTTGACTGCCCTCCGCGAACAGATCCGCTGCAAGGATGCCGAAGTTCTCGATCGCATTCAGCAGAGCTTTGCCAAGACGCAGAACTTGGAAAAGAGCCTGCAGTCCGTGAAGCTGGAACTTGCAACGCTCGCCGCTGCCGAACTCTTGAACGGCGGTATCAACGTGGCTGGCGTGAACCTCTACGTTCGCGAACTCTCGATTCCGGATGAAAAGTACAAGAACTTGCTCGACGGCGTTCAGAACAAGCTTGCAACCGATTCTGTGGCCGTGATTGCCAACAAGGATAATGGTTCTGGCAGCATCGCCGTGTTGGTCGGCAAGGATGTGCAGGCCAAGGGCATCAAGGCCGGCGACCTGGTGAAGGATCTCGCCGCTGCTTGCGGTGGCCGCGGCGGTGGACGTCCGGACCGCGCTCAGGCCGGCACCAAGGAAATCGACAAGATTGCCGGTGCTATCGCCAACGCGAACAACTGGATTAGAGCTAAGTTGGGCGCATAG
- a CDS encoding DUF6088 family protein has translation MLLEYLKSKFGPGKPIFTEDAEPLGLSAGNLRQQLKKLVDSGELFRYEPGVYFLPDHNHEYYPISSNTVAEYKYITNGDEIYGYYSGYTFANQLGLCLQVPYKEEIVTNNATAIAREVKVGNIPFYIRRAKVAVTKENRNVLQLLDLLKDVEEYTDYCSEEEAPDIIRRHILRNKILRADVDKYIENFPLKTYKSIYDLKLYDVFA, from the coding sequence ATGCTTTTAGAATATTTAAAATCGAAATTTGGGCCAGGAAAGCCCATTTTTACGGAAGACGCCGAACCACTCGGACTTTCGGCAGGGAATCTACGTCAACAGTTAAAAAAGCTCGTTGATTCCGGCGAACTTTTTCGCTATGAACCCGGAGTCTATTTTCTGCCGGACCACAATCACGAATATTACCCGATTTCGTCAAATACGGTCGCTGAATATAAGTACATCACTAATGGCGATGAAATCTACGGCTATTATTCGGGCTACACCTTCGCAAATCAACTTGGACTGTGCTTACAAGTACCTTATAAAGAAGAAATCGTAACAAACAACGCAACAGCCATCGCACGCGAAGTTAAAGTAGGCAACATTCCGTTTTACATTCGTCGTGCCAAGGTCGCCGTAACCAAAGAAAATCGCAACGTTCTTCAACTCCTAGATTTGCTAAAGGATGTAGAAGAATACACCGATTATTGCAGTGAAGAGGAAGCTCCCGACATCATTCGCAGGCATATCCTGCGCAACAAAATTCTCCGCGCCGATGTGGATAAATACATCGAAAACTTCCCCCTAAAAACATACAAGTCTATCTACGATTTGAAACTTTACGATGTATTTGCATAA
- a CDS encoding DUF4417 domain-containing protein, producing MKSYAFRNQQRFLRSSFKGDGRWDIPIVRKQQIKLSNINFLAFNSTRNDEAPMFREFAVHFFVDDNRFEVVYSQPDKNLAKLKQYKLLLTPDFSLYGEMQPWRRIESTGKSRWCGAYWQSNGLTVVPTISWSTPESFDYAFDGVEKNAYVAVGMIGCKHSKRSFLKGFDAMCERITPECIICVGEPFHEMEAQPLYTVSYVNTWRF from the coding sequence ATGAAAAGTTATGCTTTTCGAAATCAACAGCGTTTCCTTCGAAGTTCCTTCAAAGGAGACGGAAGATGGGATATCCCTATCGTGAGAAAACAGCAGATAAAACTTTCAAACATCAACTTTCTGGCATTCAACAGCACCAGAAATGACGAAGCCCCCATGTTTAGGGAATTCGCGGTCCATTTCTTTGTGGACGACAACCGTTTCGAAGTTGTCTATTCCCAACCAGATAAAAATTTGGCAAAGCTAAAACAATATAAACTGCTCCTCACTCCAGATTTTTCTTTGTACGGGGAAATGCAACCCTGGAGACGAATCGAAAGCACAGGGAAAAGCAGATGGTGCGGAGCCTACTGGCAAAGCAACGGATTGACAGTTGTCCCAACCATAAGTTGGAGTACGCCCGAAAGTTTTGATTACGCCTTTGATGGCGTTGAGAAAAACGCTTATGTAGCAGTCGGCATGATTGGGTGCAAGCATTCCAAACGCAGTTTTCTCAAGGGGTTTGACGCCATGTGTGAGCGGATTACCCCAGAATGCATTATCTGCGTTGGAGAGCCGTTCCACGAAATGGAGGCACAGCCTCTTTATACGGTCAGTTACGTAAACACATGGAGGTTTTAA
- a CDS encoding DEAD/DEAH box helicase — protein MKVELFSFQKEAVENLRMWVYESQGAFRRTHVPQVISFTAPTGAGKTIVMASLIEEIFNGDDSHADERDAVFVWLSDSPELNLQSKAKIDLKADRIRLGQCVVIEDESFDREELEDGHVYFLNTQKLGKSSNLTKHSDGRQYTIWETLQNTIVNKPDRLYFIIDEAHRGASGNAAATATTIMQKFIKGSPENGLSSMPIVIGMSATPERFNALVKGYTNSSIHNVVVTPDDVRKSGLLKDRIIITHPEDDKVTNEMSILQAAVDEWQHKCAHWHQYLVEQHYAVFNPVLVIQVLDGTAGKVSETPLEDYLRKIEERIGRTFDAGEVVQTFDTKSAIDVGGYQMQYIEPSRIAETKNVKVVFFKQNLSTGWDCPRAETMMSVRRAKDSTHIAQLLGRMVRTPTQQRIQVDDSLNDVHLYLPYFDSETVKAIVKDLQDREGGELPTEIESERFDDGPTQILQIKPKRIVQKPVVIPVVIEEKSSPKQPAAPEVKMPVQETSVKESTAEYNAAKDAAAKNAPKEATSKKEESVFVPVEEEVVLEDGIDRESVVKFINDSEFDTFDVRSVRISKNHVSSLFALVQVLVMTDIWRDGLRTVKTEIVDLIRDYADGLRKSGKYEQLSKDITEFKLSSEIFDVYGISIQDEVQGSIATAQSDIDRIFKLADKKLGETGIGNFYITSSSKTDADWENPEFKVDVILFAADSECLRKLDDYASKRFNEIDDAYRRKVNLLKGADEKFKKEYNDIVSNSAEVTKHVFGLPETIMGTDRDGEKFEKHLFVDDHGFAKFKLNNWEKKTLAEEFAREDFVTWYRNPPRKSFSLAIPYEKDNQIKAMYPDFIIVRKDGDSYVADMLEPHNPELGDNLGKAKAFAKYAEERALFGRIQLIRVNGEHVKRLEFTKRDVRERVLLCNNLEDLNRVFSDCAVEE, from the coding sequence ATGAAAGTCGAACTTTTCTCATTCCAGAAAGAAGCTGTTGAAAATTTGCGCATGTGGGTCTATGAATCCCAGGGGGCATTTCGCCGCACGCATGTTCCGCAGGTTATCTCTTTTACCGCTCCTACCGGGGCCGGTAAGACCATTGTCATGGCGTCGCTTATCGAAGAAATCTTCAATGGCGACGACTCTCACGCCGATGAACGTGATGCCGTATTCGTGTGGCTGTCCGATTCTCCGGAATTGAATCTGCAATCTAAGGCGAAAATTGACCTCAAGGCAGACCGGATTAGGCTTGGCCAGTGTGTTGTGATTGAAGACGAATCTTTTGATAGGGAAGAACTAGAAGATGGTCATGTGTATTTCTTGAATACGCAGAAATTGGGCAAGTCTTCCAATTTGACCAAGCATTCTGACGGCAGGCAATACACTATTTGGGAAACGCTTCAGAATACGATTGTGAACAAGCCCGACCGCCTATATTTTATTATTGACGAGGCGCATCGCGGTGCTTCCGGGAATGCTGCCGCAACAGCAACTACAATCATGCAGAAGTTCATCAAGGGTAGTCCCGAAAATGGGCTTTCTTCAATGCCGATTGTTATTGGCATGTCTGCAACACCGGAGCGGTTCAATGCCCTTGTCAAGGGGTACACAAATTCGTCTATCCATAATGTAGTCGTAACGCCCGATGATGTTCGTAAGTCAGGTTTGCTGAAGGATCGGATTATCATCACGCATCCGGAAGACGACAAGGTAACCAACGAGATGAGCATCTTGCAGGCTGCCGTTGACGAATGGCAGCACAAGTGTGCCCACTGGCACCAGTATCTTGTGGAACAGCATTATGCTGTCTTTAATCCGGTTCTTGTTATACAGGTTTTGGATGGAACTGCAGGCAAGGTTTCCGAGACTCCGCTGGAAGATTATCTTCGCAAAATCGAGGAACGAATCGGCCGCACATTCGATGCCGGCGAAGTGGTGCAGACATTTGATACCAAATCTGCAATCGATGTTGGCGGATACCAGATGCAGTACATAGAACCGTCAAGAATTGCAGAAACAAAGAATGTCAAGGTTGTATTCTTTAAGCAGAATTTGAGCACGGGTTGGGACTGTCCCCGTGCAGAAACCATGATGTCTGTCCGCCGTGCAAAAGATTCTACGCATATCGCGCAGTTGCTTGGCCGTATGGTCCGTACACCCACCCAACAGCGGATTCAGGTGGATGATTCGTTGAATGATGTCCATTTGTATTTGCCGTATTTTGATTCTGAAACGGTCAAGGCGATTGTAAAGGATTTGCAGGACCGTGAAGGCGGTGAACTCCCTACCGAAATTGAATCTGAAAGATTCGATGACGGCCCTACACAAATACTGCAAATCAAGCCCAAACGTATTGTGCAGAAACCTGTGGTAATACCTGTTGTAATTGAAGAAAAATCTTCTCCGAAACAGCCTGCTGCTCCGGAAGTAAAAATGCCTGTACAGGAAACATCTGTAAAGGAGTCAACCGCTGAATATAATGCTGCAAAAGATGCCGCTGCAAAGAATGCTCCTAAAGAGGCAACTAGTAAAAAAGAAGAATCAGTCTTTGTCCCGGTTGAAGAGGAGGTTGTTTTAGAAGATGGCATAGATCGCGAGTCTGTAGTCAAGTTTATTAACGATTCAGAGTTTGATACTTTCGACGTGCGTTCCGTCCGCATCAGTAAAAATCATGTTTCGTCACTGTTTGCCTTGGTTCAGGTTCTGGTAATGACGGATATATGGCGTGATGGGTTGCGGACAGTCAAAACGGAAATTGTGGACTTGATTCGTGATTATGCCGATGGACTCCGCAAGTCCGGGAAATATGAACAACTTTCCAAGGACATCACCGAATTCAAGTTGTCGTCTGAAATATTCGACGTGTATGGAATTTCCATTCAAGACGAAGTTCAAGGCTCAATTGCGACAGCGCAGTCTGATATAGATCGAATCTTTAAACTTGCTGATAAAAAACTAGGTGAAACAGGAATCGGAAACTTCTATATCACCAGTTCGTCCAAGACAGATGCCGATTGGGAAAATCCGGAATTCAAGGTGGATGTCATCTTGTTTGCGGCCGACAGCGAATGCTTGCGAAAGTTGGATGACTACGCGTCCAAGCGATTCAATGAAATTGATGATGCTTATCGCCGTAAGGTGAACTTGCTCAAGGGCGCCGATGAAAAATTCAAGAAGGAATACAACGATATCGTTAGTAATTCTGCCGAGGTCACCAAGCATGTGTTCGGTTTGCCGGAAACGATTATGGGCACGGACCGTGATGGCGAAAAGTTTGAAAAGCATCTTTTCGTCGATGATCATGGTTTTGCAAAATTTAAACTGAATAATTGGGAAAAGAAAACTCTTGCTGAGGAATTTGCTCGCGAAGATTTTGTTACATGGTATAGAAATCCTCCTCGAAAATCGTTCTCGCTCGCAATCCCGTATGAAAAGGATAATCAGATAAAGGCGATGTATCCGGACTTTATCATAGTGCGCAAGGATGGTGATTCTTACGTGGCGGATATGTTGGAACCGCACAACCCTGAATTGGGCGATAATCTAGGCAAGGCGAAGGCGTTTGCAAAGTACGCCGAAGAACGCGCCTTGTTCGGGAGAATCCAACTCATTCGTGTGAACGGAGAGCATGTAAAACGATTGGAATTTACCAAGCGCGATGTTCGCGAAAGGGTTTTGCTTTGCAATAATCTGGAAGACCTAAACCGAGTCTTCAGTGATTGCGCCGTGGAAGAGTGA
- a CDS encoding HipA N-terminal domain-containing protein: MIKTTHYKIRKARVLKNWKTAGYLLANKRRIVFIYDCNYLATGGSSIAIGFPKTQRIFSSRYLFPFFSGLLPEGENLAYICRCLKLNSKDKFALLLELAQNETIGDITVQKVE, translated from the coding sequence ATGATTAAAACGACTCACTACAAAATACGCAAGGCGCGGGTTCTCAAAAACTGGAAAACAGCAGGATACCTGCTAGCAAACAAAAGACGCATTGTATTTATCTACGACTGCAATTACCTCGCAACCGGAGGATCCTCCATCGCTATTGGATTCCCCAAGACACAAAGGATTTTTTCTTCGCGATACCTATTTCCCTTCTTTAGCGGACTCTTGCCCGAAGGAGAAAACCTAGCATACATCTGCAGGTGCTTAAAGCTCAACTCCAAGGACAAATTTGCCCTGCTTCTAGAACTTGCCCAAAACGAAACCATCGGCGATATCACTGTGCAAAAAGTCGAATAA
- a CDS encoding type II toxin-antitoxin system RelB/DinJ family antitoxin, protein MNEKEWPNSASNPQISGQIYCICIENELDLYKNEVIHMANAVLQTRIDKATKDQAEDLFESLGLDITTAIRLFLKQAINQRCIPFEIVPPQREFSDSTLAAIEEAKSLARSPRAKRYSSAKELLEDCK, encoded by the coding sequence ATGAATGAAAAAGAATGGCCAAATTCGGCCTCAAATCCGCAAATTAGCGGTCAAATATATTGCATTTGCATTGAAAATGAATTAGATTTGTATAAAAATGAGGTAATTCATATGGCAAATGCAGTTTTACAGACGAGAATCGACAAGGCCACCAAAGATCAGGCGGAGGATTTGTTTGAATCGCTCGGTTTGGATATTACCACGGCTATTAGACTGTTCTTGAAACAGGCGATTAACCAACGCTGCATTCCTTTTGAAATTGTTCCTCCTCAACGTGAGTTTTCCGATTCAACGTTAGCCGCTATTGAAGAAGCTAAAAGCCTTGCAAGGAGCCCCAGAGCGAAAAGGTATTCTTCTGCTAAGGAACTCCTTGAGGATTGCAAGTAA